One Candidatus Lernaella stagnicola DNA window includes the following coding sequences:
- a CDS encoding ATP synthase F0 subunit B, translating to MKAVRISIVAGLFALCAAPALAAEGEGFIAEHHLLIENLAAVFNFVIFAWVLLRFAGPKVKAMFQSGADAYHVKVQEAADALAAAEEAHAQWAKRFDAMQEELDDVRETARQLAESQARQIIEDAKKQAERLVADAERSAEDELRQSVDQLRAEMADRVLAKAETLLQGRLTPSHQKMLIEEAIKKLEARQ from the coding sequence TCTATCGTGGCCGGCCTTTTCGCGCTTTGCGCGGCGCCCGCCCTGGCGGCCGAAGGCGAAGGTTTTATTGCCGAGCATCACCTGCTGATCGAGAACCTCGCCGCGGTATTCAACTTCGTGATCTTCGCGTGGGTTCTGTTGCGTTTTGCCGGCCCGAAAGTGAAGGCGATGTTCCAGTCCGGGGCCGACGCTTACCACGTCAAAGTACAGGAAGCGGCGGACGCCTTGGCCGCGGCAGAGGAAGCGCACGCCCAGTGGGCGAAGCGTTTCGATGCGATGCAAGAGGAACTCGACGACGTGCGCGAGACGGCGCGCCAGTTGGCCGAGTCGCAGGCGCGGCAGATTATCGAAGATGCGAAGAAGCAAGCTGAGCGCCTTGTCGCGGACGCCGAGCGCAGCGCCGAGGACGAATTGCGGCAGTCGGTGGATCAACTTCGCGCCGAGATGGCCGACCGCGTGTTGGCGAAAGCCGAAACACTTCTTCAAGGGCGGCTGACGCCGTCGCATCAAAAGATGCTGATTGAGGAAGCGATCAAGAAACTGGAGGCCCGCCAATGA